From the genome of Treponema peruense:
AGTTCAACAAAGCCCGAAACGCAGGCGTATGTATCGTATTTTCTGTTTTTGTTTTTTACAAGAAGTACTTCGTTTCCTTTTGAAACAAGAACAATTACTGCAGGTTCAATACGCGGAAAAAACTGTCTTTTGCAGCCGGGACAGACTTTTGCAGAAAATTCCGTATCGTCTTCGAGTTTTTTTCCGCAGGTGGGACAGAAACGGTGTGTTTCCCTGAGACGCAGAAGTCCGTGTGCACGTGCAGCAAGTGTTCCCAGATAAGACGGAATTCCTTTGCTTTGTTCTTCTGCAGTTTTTGTTCTCCAGAAAAATTCCCTCAGAGCAATTGATTTGCAGCCGCAGGGAAGGGGTGATTCGTTTTCGAGCATAAGTGCACTGTAGTTAAGGTCGGGTTCTGCAAACCAGTCGGATGCTGTCTGGTTGTTAAAAAATTTTCGGAGTATCTGTTCATCAGGCAGATTTTTTATGTCAAGAAAATTGTTCTGGTTCTGTTCGTTGCAGATTAGTATATCGTTTCCTGAAAATACAAAATGATGTTCACAAAAAAAATTGTTTGGATTACTTATTATCGGCATAATTTATTGTAGCACATAAATTTGTTTCGTGCCATAAAAATCGGATGAATTCAGTTTGTTGAATTTCCGGCGGTTTTGCGGTATATTTTTATGAAAATCCTGGTATTTTATCATATAACCCAATAAGGAGGAAATATTTACAATGAGTAGTCTGATTGACGAGTATAAAAGTTTTTTGAATGAAGGAAAAACCGAGCGCGAATGTGTTCATGTTATAGAAGCAGAGGCTTTAAAGAATGGATACAAAAATATTTGTGATACAGAAAAACTTTCGCCCGGAGACAAAGTTTATGTTTCCAAGTTTGGAAAGGCAATTGCACTTTTTGAAATAGGAACATCCAAAATAGAAAACGGAATGAATATTCTTGGTGCACATATCGATTCACCGCGCCTTGACGTAAAGCAGAATCCTGTTTACGAAAAAGATTTTATTGTTTACATGAACACGCATTACTACGGCGGAATAAAAAAATACCAGTGGCTTACAATGCCTCTTGCAATTCACGGTGTCGTGTGCAAAAAAAACGGAAGCGTTGTAAATATCTGTGTCGGTGAAAAAAGTGATGATCCCGTTTTCTGTATTTCTGATATTCTTCCGCATCTTGCACAAAAGCAGATGAAAGAAACCGCAGCAGATTTTATTCCGGGTGAAAATCTTGACGTGATTGTTGCAAGTGACTGCCCTTCTTGTGAAAGTGACAAAGAAAAGTCCAAAGAAAAAAATCCTGCAAAAAAAGCCCTTCTTGCACTTCTTAAGGAAACTTACGGAATAGAAGAAAAAGATTTGAGTTCTGCCGAACTTGAAGTTGTTCCGGCTGGAAGTGCAAGGGATCTTGGTTTTGACCGTTCGCTTGTTCTTGGTTACGGACAGGATGACCGTTCCTGCGCATTTACTTCTGTTAAGGCAATGTTTGAAACACGTGCGTCGGTTCGTACAAACTGCTGTGTATGTGTAGACAAAGAAGAAATAGGAAGTGTAGGCGCAACCGGTATGGGAAGCCACTTTTTTGAAAATGCTGTTGCCGAAGTTATTGCACGTCTTGAAAATTATTCTGATCTGACTTTGCGCCGATGCCTTAATTCCAGCAGTATGCTTTCGAGTGATGTCAATTCT
Proteins encoded in this window:
- the nudC gene encoding NAD(+) diphosphatase, producing the protein MPIISNPNNFFCEHHFVFSGNDILICNEQNQNNFLDIKNLPDEQILRKFFNNQTASDWFAEPDLNYSALMLENESPLPCGCKSIALREFFWRTKTAEEQSKGIPSYLGTLAARAHGLLRLRETHRFCPTCGKKLEDDTEFSAKVCPGCKRQFFPRIEPAVIVLVSKGNEVLLVKNKNRKYDTYACVSGFVELGETLEQAVKREVLEETGICIKNIRYTGSQSWPFPDQLMLAFLADYESGEIKIQESELDDAKWFSRDNLPEIPKRGSVAHNLIMGFFN
- a CDS encoding aminopeptidase, whose product is MFTMSSLIDEYKSFLNEGKTERECVHVIEAEALKNGYKNICDTEKLSPGDKVYVSKFGKAIALFEIGTSKIENGMNILGAHIDSPRLDVKQNPVYEKDFIVYMNTHYYGGIKKYQWLTMPLAIHGVVCKKNGSVVNICVGEKSDDPVFCISDILPHLAQKQMKETAADFIPGENLDVIVASDCPSCESDKEKSKEKNPAKKALLALLKETYGIEEKDLSSAELEVVPAGSARDLGFDRSLVLGYGQDDRSCAFTSVKAMFETRASVRTNCCVCVDKEEIGSVGATGMGSHFFENAVAEVIARLENYSDLTLRRCLNSSSMLSSDVNSAFDPLNADLYDRENASFLGGGIVFNKYTGARGKSGASDASPEFIARLRNVLDRDGVKYQMAELGKVDQGGGGTIAYLAAKYGMYVLDAGVAVLSMHAPWEITSRSDIEQAFAAYRSFLTLE